DNA from Alphaproteobacteria bacterium:
AGGGATCGTTATGAAATTTCAAAAGTTTTTATATGGGGCGCTTCTTCTTGGGTCTGGCATAGCGCCAGCAACGGCAAAAATCGGGGGTTTTTATGTTGGTGCCCATGTTGGTGCAGAGGCACTGCAAGGAACGCACACCTATTCAAATGGTATCGGATCAAGTGGAAAACAAAAAGTCAGCGCATTTGGATACTTGGCTGGTCTTAGCGTTGGCTATTTAAAGCAGCTTCAAGCATCGCCAATGGTTTTTGGTGGAGAGATTTACGGCAGCATGGCCGGGCCAAAGGCAAAAAAGAACCTGCAAATCGTGGATGGCCCGATCGAGGGGAGCGCCACATTAAGCCACAAATATTCAATCGGGGGTGCTGTTATGGCCGGTGCTGCCATCAACCCAAAGATTTTAATGTATACAAAATTGGGGTATGAAATCGATAAGATAGCCATGGATTATACGTTTCCAACACAACCGACAGAAAAATATACAAAATCCTCGACGACTTACATCCCGGGGGCGGGCGTTCTGTATACGGTATCGCCATCTTTGTTGATTGGCGCAGAATACGGATATGCCATCATAAAAAAGATGCAGCCCCGCAAAGATGCCGTCGCGATCAATGGTGCAAGCCGGGGGTATTCGTTTTCTCCCGTTGCGCAGCGCGTCACCATTAA
Protein-coding regions in this window:
- a CDS encoding outer membrane beta-barrel protein, which translates into the protein MKFQKFLYGALLLGSGIAPATAKIGGFYVGAHVGAEALQGTHTYSNGIGSSGKQKVSAFGYLAGLSVGYLKQLQASPMVFGGEIYGSMAGPKAKKNLQIVDGPIEGSATLSHKYSIGGAVMAGAAINPKILMYTKLGYEIDKIAMDYTFPTQPTEKYTKSSTTYIPGAGVLYTVSPSLLIGAEYGYAIIKKMQPRKDAVAINGASRGYSFSPVAQRVTIKAIYMF